The sequence GCTTTGGGAACAAACGATAGAGAACAAATCTGAAATTTCAAAGTGGACAGATATGGACAAATTCCTTTCCAACAGGTTTCAGACACTTGAAACAGTGTCAGGCTTAAAAGGAATTAAAGCCTACAAAGCGCCCAAGGCGCAAATCTTACAACACCATACGGAAACTACACCAAGAAGGATGGGTAACTTTCAGGTAAGTGTCGCCAAACATATGTGCAAATTATGTGTCACTGACGACCACAAATTGCAAAGTTGCCCGAAGTTCCGGAAATTAAAGGTCACCGATCGCATCGCGTGCGTCAAGAGCAACAACTGTTGCTTGAACTGCCTGTCGTCAGGACATACGGTGTCGAGATGTACGAGCTCATATAACTGCAGCACATGTCACTCAAGACACAACACGCTCCTGCACATTACAGCCGTTCAAACAAAAGCAGCAGCTCTTAAGGAAAGCAGAGATCCCGCTGATGACCTGCCCTCAACATCCAAGGAGGCCCTAAAACGCCTCGACTCTAATAGGCCAAAGGATAGCagaacacaaaattttaaatcgtgCTATTCCAATACGGACAAGGGGGTTCTACTAGGAACAGCCATGGTTAATATATTCcataataatgtaaattttgcagCACGAGCTCTGATCGATTCTGGTTCTGAGTGTTCGTTCATCACTGAACGCCTCAAACGTAGAATCAACCTGCCATCTAAACGCTTGCATGCCCAAGTCTCGGGCATCAACAATTCGATATCTGCGCAGGTAAGCCAAGCGTGCTCATTACAACTGCGGTCGCCTATCGAcccttttgtaaaaataaacacaattgcGCTAGTTTTGCCGCAATTAACTGGAAATCTGCCAACTTGCCTAGTAAGCGCAATGACAAGGCAAGCATTTCCAGATCTCACATTGGCGGATAAGAGGTTCTTCGTCAATGAACCAGTGGACCTTGTCCTTGGCGGAGACATTTATCCCCAAATTATTTTAAGCGGCTTGAAGAAAAATGTACTAAGTACACTTCTTGCCCAAGAGACTGTATTCGGGTGGATACTAACTGGTCGAGCCGAAACGGTCAACccacccaaaacaaaaataatttctcttTTCAGCGAAGTCACATTGGACAAGCAACTAGCTGCCTTTTGGGAATTAGAAGACATCCCAAAAAAGGAAAGACAGACTGAAGATGACTTGTATTGCGAGGAATTATATCGGACCACTACGCAGCGCAACCAAGATGGAAAGTATGTCGTCACCTTACCCTTCAAACGGGATTTTCCATCAACCATCAAGCTGGGACCATCACTCAAGAGCGCCTGCTCTCAATTCTTCCGGAAGGAGACGCGTCTCGCGAAAAATCCGTCCCTGCAAAAAGAATATAATAGAGTGGTGGCAGAATATGAAACGCTAGGTCATATGGagaaaatcacaaccaacaTACCTGCAGATGCAACTGACCACTACTTCCTACCTCATCACGCCGTCATGAAGGATGAGAGCACCTCCACCAAAGTGCGCGTGGTATTTAACGCCTCATGCCCGACTGCCAATGGATTGAGCCTCAACGACGTCCTTCATCCAGGTCCGGTATTGCAAGCAGATATGACTGTCCTGATCCTCCGCTGGCGATTATACAAGTATGTCTTCAACAGCGATATTGAGAAGATGTACCGTCAGATAATGGTAAGCAATACACATACCAAATATCAGCGAATAGTTTTTCGCACTTGCCCGAAAGACCCAATCAGTCTATACGAATTAAAGACTGTTACTTTCGGCATAAATTGTGCTCCTTATCTTGCGATAAGGACATTACTTCAATTAGCTGATGATGTTGAAAATTCCTTTCCAACAGCATCAAACATACTTCGGAAATGCATGTATGTTGACGACGTTCTTGCCGGTGGCCATAGCATCGACTCTGCAATAACAGCCAGAGACGAAATTACGCAAGTTTTGCAGTCCGCTGGATTTCCATTGCGAAAATGGACTTCCAACTGCAACGATATTCTAAAGGGCATCCCAAAAGCCCATTTACTCAatgaagattttttagatttcgAAGACACTAGTTCGGTAAAGGCACTTGGCATAAGATGGAATGCTCATTGcgaccatttttattttatgacaaAGCCAATAAAAAACCACGATGTTCTTACGAAAAGAGAAATCCTCTCGGCAATCGCCAAACTTTTTGATCCACTAGGGTGGCTCGCCCCAATAATAATTACCGCCAAGATTATTATGCAAAACATTTGGTTAGAAGGTACTGATTGGGACGACACCGTATCTGCGGTCACATTAAACCGCTGGCAGACATTTATGCAGAACTATGGGGAAATTGACAATATCCGCATACCTCGTTGGGTGCACTATTCACCAGCAGACGACGCCGAAATCCATGGGTTCTGCGACGCTTCGGAAAAGGCATATGCGGCTGCTGTCTACTTGCGTGTGAAGAAACGGGATCAAGTATACCTCAACCTACTCCTCGCGAAAACCAGAGTGGCACCTGTTAAGACGATATCCCTTCCACGTTTGGAATTATGTGGTGCCGTCCTATTAGCGGATATCATAGAAACGGTTACGGAAAATCTCAACCTAGCACACCTGGATGTTCATCTGTGGACAGATTCGACAATCGTCCTCGCATGGATTCGAAAACCGCCCTGCTCGTGGTCAACCTTTGTGGCACATCGGGTAACCAAAATAGTGGAAAAGGTAGGCAACAATAACTGGCGTCATGTGGACTCGGCATCAAATCCAGCAGATTTAGCAAGCAGAGGACTTCCGGCCAAGGAACTGGTTCATAATTCTTTGTGGTGGCAGGGTCCTTCTTACCTACAAGAAGACAAATCACGATGGCCGACATCAGAATGTGATTATCAAACAACGATGGAAGAGAAAAAGGTAAAGGTATGTTCAGCAGCAACAATCAATTTCAGCGATATTCTTGACCGTTTTTCAAATTTACCAAGGGCTTTGAGAGTTTTATCATATATTATGAGATTCTCTCAAAGAACCCACCCTAATACAAAGATTTCATTTCAAGCAAAGTCTTGCTTAATTTCACCTGAGGAAATTAAAGCAACGACAAAACGCTTAATAATAAACAGTCAAAAGCAATATTACGGTGGAGAATACGCGAAATTGAAGCAGAAGAAAACAGTTGACACAAAAAGTGAGCTATTGCCCCTTAATCCATTCCTCGACAAAGATGACATCATGAGGGCAGGCGGTCGTCTGGCCGCTTCCCTTAACTTATCATATAACGAACGTCATCCTATTATCCTCCCATACAATAGCAGGTTATCTCGCCTTATAACAAAATTCATCCACGAAATATCACTGCATGGGGAAAATCAGCTGATGTTGCGTTTAATTCGAACGCAGTACTGGATTCCGCGAGTCAAAAATATGATCCGATCCATCATTCATAATTGCAAGATCTGCACGATCTATAAAAAACGATCGCAAACCCAACTCATGGGAATCCTTCCTCAGGTACGCACCACCTTTTCGCGTGCCTTCACTAATACAGGTATAAATTTCGCAGGTCCATTTGACATCAAAAGCTTCCGCGGCAGAGGATGTCGCATTTCTAAAGGCTACGTCTGTCTATTTATCTGTTTCGCCACCAAAGCTATCCATTTAGAGGCCACCAATGACCTAAGTACCCCATCCTTTCTAGCAGCCTTCTCGAGATTCGTTGCTAGACGAGGAtgtccaaaaaatgtttactccgaCAATGGTACCAACTTTGTAGGAGCTTCTCGATCTTTACGATCAGAATTCAAAGCGTTTATTGCGGATGCACGCAATAACACGCTTTCAAAACATGCCCACCAGGCATTAACATGGCACTTCATACCTGCAGCAGCCCCTCATATGGGCGGACTGTGGGAAGCAGGTGTGAAAAGCTTCAAAGCCCACTTTAAAAAGACAGCCTCTGGCCTTAAATACACTTTCGAGGAGTTTAATACCCTCTTATGCCGAATTGAGTCCTGTCTCAATTCGCGACCCTTAAGTCCCTCTTCAAATGAGCCATCCGATCTAGAGCCTCTCACACCTGGTCACTTTCTGGTTGGCGGACATCTCTTAGCTCCGCCAGAAATAGAAACCAGCGGGAATCCTGCCTCAATAGTCAATCGGTGGCAGAAATTGAAAGCACTTCATCAAACCTTTTGCAAACGATGGAAAAGGGAATTTCTCATCGAATTGCAAAAACGCACGAAGTGGAAACTCCAAAAACCTAATATCAAGGTAGGGGACCTTGTCGTAATTAAAGAGGACAACCTACCACCAAACGAGTGGAGAATGGGACGAGTAGTAAAATTACATCCTGGACCCGACAATCAGGTACGCGTCGTGGACATCACGACACAAAGGGGACAGGTGACTAGACCATTAGTCAAATTGGTCCTACTTCCACCTTGCCCAGATGAAACGGAAAAATCCACACCTACAACCTCAACGTAATATCTTCCAACGCCTCTCTAGTAGAAACAAATTTCACTTTGCGATTCACCCTT comes from Anastrepha obliqua isolate idAnaObli1 chromosome 6, idAnaObli1_1.0, whole genome shotgun sequence and encodes:
- the LOC129250158 gene encoding uncharacterized protein LOC129250158: MWEKAKAAYDHLLSTETPSPKDLAAIKKRNKICYHTYLRGMSTMADLSARLEKADREGEELAVRELNIHLPPCDTDIFKGDYVSWPTFRDMFTAIYILNKRLTPVEKLFHLNQKTQGEARDIVRKCPLTNDGFATAWKNLCERYENKRILVNTQLKILFNLQTIETECGSSIKKLQRDINNCISSLQNHQIDISNWDAIITYLCSTKLPESTLSLWEQTIENKSEISKWTDMDKFLSNRFQTLETVSGLKGIKAYKAPKAQILQHHTETTPRRMGNFQVSVAKHMCKLCVTDDHKLQSCPKFRKLKVTDRIACVKSNNCCLNCLSSGHTVSRCTSSYNCSTCHSRHNTLLHITAVQTKAAALKESRDPADDLPSTSKEALKRLDSNRPKDSRTQNFKSCYSNTDKGVLLGTAMVNIFHNNVNFAARALIDSGSECSFITERLKRRINLPSKRLHAQVSGINNSISAQVSQACSLQLRSPIDPFVKINTIALVLPQLTGNLPTCLVSAMTRQAFPDLTLADKRFFVNEPVDLVLGGDIYPQIILSGLKKNVLSTLLAQETVFGWILTGRAETVNPPKTKIISLFSEVTLDKQLAAFWELEDIPKKERQTEDDLYCEELYRTTTQRNQDGKYVVTLPFKRDFPSTIKLGPSLKSACSQFFRKETRLAKNPSLQKEYNRVVAEYETLGHMEKITTNIPADATDHYFLPHHAVMKDESTSTKVRVVFNASCPTANGLSLNDVLHPGPVLQADMTVLILRWRLYKYVFNSDIEKMYRQIMVSNTHTKYQRIVFRTCPKDPISLYELKTVTFGINCAPYLAIRTLLQLADDVENSFPTASNILRKCMYVDDVLAGGHSIDSAITARDEITQVLQSAGFPLRKWTSNCNDILKGIPKAHLLNEDFLDFEDTSSVKALGIRWNAHCDHFYFMTKPIKNHDVLTKREILSAIAKLFDPLGWLAPIIITAKIIMQNIWLEGTDWDDTVSAVTLNRWQTFMQNYGEIDNIRIPRWVHYSPADDAEIHGFCDASEKAYAAAVYLRVKKRDQVYLNLLLAKTRVAPVKTISLPRLELCGAVLLADIIETVTENLNLAHLDVHLWTDSTIVLAWIRKPPCSWSTFVAHRVTKIVEKVGNNNWRHVDSASNPADLASRGLPAKELVHNSLWWQGPSYLQEDKSRWPTSECDYQTTMEEKKVKALTWHFIPAAAPHMGGLWEAGVKSFKAHFKKTASGLKYTFEEFNTLLCRIESCLNSRPLSPSSNEPSDLEPLTPGHFLVGGHLLAPPEIETSGNPASIVNRWQKLKALHQTFCKRWKREFLIELQKRTKWKLQKPNIKVGDLVVIKEDNLPPNEWRMGRVVKLHPGPDNQVRVVDITTQRGQVTRPLVKLVLLPPCPDETEKSTPTTST